A region of the Antedon mediterranea chromosome 4, ecAntMedi1.1, whole genome shotgun sequence genome:
TTGTTTTCATGCCAGAAACACAAAGGGAAGGAAAACTTTCTGTCAATATCATCAATGAGTTCCAAGTTAAAggtacatttttcattttgtggTAAAAGTTTGTGATGCCCTATAGTTTAAGTTTTGTTATATATATCTTACTACGTCTTAAGTCATAGtcattatatattgtataagtACATTAATGCCTAAACATAGGTCAAGTAGGATCTTAAGATCTCAACAAAGTTCCATAATGAATACCGATGAAGCACAAACTTCTCAGACTGCTTCTCAAAATAGTACTGTTGTACCAGATATACCCGAAACCACTCAAAATACTGGTAACGAGACCGACATTCCGGATATGGTACTTGATAAAATTTCTGTAGAAATTGGGGGTCAAATGATTTTGATGCACATGCATGATTGGTTGGCCTATCAAAAAATCGAAATGGAAAAAGAAAAGTTAGAATTAGAACGGAAAAAGATTGAATATGATAGAGAGATTGCAAATAAGACATTAGCACGAGACGAAAATGTTGAAACTATAAGAGCTCAAATACAATGAGAGAGTAATGATGGTCATAGCACCACAAGTTCATATGCCTCCACAAAAATAGATcgatataaacaaaaactaacTAATAATATCGATGCTGACGCTTATTTTACGGCATTCGAAAGTTATGCTAAAAGGGAACAATGGGAGGAATCCACTTGGGTTCGACGCATCTCCCAATGCATTGAGGGAAAGGCTCGAGACGCCATGAATACCATCATGGACGTAAATTTTGATTACGAAACCCTAAAATGTACGATACTGGAAGTGTTTCAACTGACCCCAGAACATTACAGACAAAAATTTAGAAACTTAAAGCGAAATGACAATGAAAGCATACGTTCCTACATTACAAAGGTTGGGCATAATTTTGATTGTTGGGTGAGATACTCTGGCATTGCGGCTGATGATGCGGCAGGTATTTCGCAATTAATAATACGCGAACAGGTTTTAGAGAACATTCCCAATGATATGCGCCAGCATTTACTTCAAAAGAAAGTATTAAATACAGCTGACTTTGCCAGAGAGGCGGAGGAGTTTGCCAGCATAATACCTAATTATTGGCAACGCCATAAGCTAAATAATAAGCAAATAGGCACAAATAGTCATTACAGACCGCAGCCCTACAATAGCAAACCACCAAGGTTTGACAGACCGACTTACAACAGGCCAAGGTTTAACCCGCCTCCTTCTGCACCAAATCACAGTGCATTTAACAGGCCGGCTACAAATCCACAAAGTCAGCATCAATTCAGACCAAACTTTAATGCTAGCTATCAGCAAGATCTGAATTCATTAAACAGGCCATTTATTCCTCAACAACCTCCCCGATTTAGCAACACACAAGGTCGgcaaaatcaaaatcaaagaCAAAAAAATCAACGACCGCACGATTCCTTAAAGTGCATCACGGTGCATAGTGGCTCATCAAAGACTGAGCCTTTGAACAAAGCTTTCTTAATTAATGGTATACTTGAGGGTAAAGCCATAACATTTTTGAGAGACACAGGATCGTCAATTACATTGATTGATAAACAGTTTATTCGATCCCCAAAAGAGTCTCACAGGTTCGTATACCTTAGTCCGAGGCATAGGCCGCACTAACATAGAAATTCCTACCACTGAGGTACATATTACCACAGAAAAAATACCTACTACCAAATTTATCGTTGGTGTAATAGAAGGCCTTGGTAGTGATGGTCTATTGGGCAATGATCTAGACCCAGAACATAAATGGGACAAAccaaaagatgtactagtaGTTACTAGAGCACAAACTCGTGTATTGCCCGAAATAAAAGCTCAGGATTGTATTAGACAATATCTTGAACAAAATCAAACAACATCAGAAAAtgtggcacttaatttcaaagaATCACTTGATTACAATTTGCCAAACACACCAGAGGCAAAATCCTTGTTGCACAGCGACATTAAAGACTTGATAAAACTGCAAGAAAAAGATGAAACATTGAAATTCATTCGAAGTGAGGTAAAAGATAAATCATGCACAAAAGATCAAGATGTCtgtttttataaagaaaatggGATTATAATGAGAAAATGCCAACCACAGACACGTTTCCGCAAACAAATCGATGACCAAATAGTTGTACCACAGGAGTACAGAGAACACATTATAAATATAGCTCATGATAAAACTGGACATCTAGGTGTCCAAAAGACACAGGATAGGATAACCCAACATTTTTATTGGCCTGGAATAAACTATCAAGTTAGAGAACATTGTAAAACATGTCCTCAATGTCAgtatttgacaaaaacaaagaaacaaaaacaactatTGCGACCATTACCAATCATTGATATTCCGTTTAAAAGAATTGGAATAGATATTGCAGGTCCATTTTGTGTTACAGAAGATGGAAATAGATATCTTTTAGTATTGTGCGACTATGCAACTAGATATCCAGAAGCCATTGCAATACCCGATCAAACCGCGGTAACTGTAGCACAGAGTTTAATCACTGTATTTTCGAGAGTGGGTTTACCTAGTCAAATTATTCATGACCAAGGTACCAACTTCATGTCTCAAATTATCGTAGAACTATGCAAAAAATTGGGAATTGAGAAAATTCCTACTACGCCTTATCACCAACAGACTAACGGACTTACGGAGCGTTTTATAGGTACACTGAAACTTATGATAAATTCGCTGTCTCATGTCCAACGAGAAAACTGGGATAGGTATATTCCATTGCTGTTATTCTCTTATAGAGAAGTACCGTGTGAATTCACAGGATATTCACCATTTCACTTACTATATGGTAGAGAAATAAGGGGTCCCTTAAGCTTATTTAAGCAAGGATTTCTTGGCGAGAACACTCAAACAGACATACCTTCACACTTGTTAGGGATAGCTCACAACTTAACTAAATGGATGGCTAGTGCAAATCACACTAAACAGAAAAAGCAACAGAAAATGAAATCTTATTACGACAGATCTGCAAAAGATATACACTATAAAGTCGGTGAAGAGGTCTTAATTTTCCTCCCAGAAGGCGCGGGAAAGTTGGATTCGAAATGGCAAGGTCCATATAAAATCACTAAAAAGGTTGGTGAGGTGGATTATGAAATACATATGCCTGATAAACGTAAATCTCATAGAATTATACATGCTAACTTAATCAAAAAATGGTACACACAAGAAGACGCTCGGCAAATATCTCAATGTTACTGTGTAACTGGGGTAATTCAAGAAATAGGCAATGAGTCACTTGTTCAGCCTGTTGATTATGATCTCGAAACACAATTTCTTGATGACAGTATAGGTCCATCCtataaacaaacacaaacatGGAAAGATGTAAAAATTGCAGACTCCATTTCTACAAAACAAAAACGGGAACTAACCAATACACTTAAGAAACATACTAAGGCATTTTCTGATGTGCCTGGAAAAACTAATGTACTTACACATACAGTAAAAACTACTCATGAAACACCAATCAGACAACGTGCTTACAGGACACCACATTCAATGATGACAAAAGTCAAAGAAGAGGTGGACAGTATGTTGAGTCTAGGGGTCATTGAGAGGTCAACTAGTGCAT
Encoded here:
- the LOC140047744 gene encoding uncharacterized protein translates to MNTIMDVNFDYETLKCTILEVFQLTPEHYRQKFRNLKRNDNESIRSYITKVGHNFDCWVRYSGIAADDAAGISQLIIREQVLENIPNDMRQHLLQKKVLNTADFAREAEEFASIIPNYWQRHKLNNKQIGTNSHYRPQPYNSKPPRFDRPTYNRPRFNPPPSAPNHSAFNRPATNPQSQHQFRPNFNASYQQDLNSLNRPFIPQQPPRFSNTQGRQNQNQRQKNQRPHDSLKCITVHSGSSKTEPLNKAFLINGILEEKIPTTKFIVGVIEGLGSDGLLGNDLDPEHKWDKPKDVLVVTRAQTRVLPEIKAQDCIRQYLEQNQTTSENVALNFKESLDYNLPNTPEAKSLLHSDIKDLIKLQEKDETLKFIRSEVKDKSCTKDQDVCFYKENGIIMRKCQPQTRFRKQIDDQIVVPQEYREHIINIAHDKTGHLGVQKTQDRITQHFYWPGINYQVREHCKTCPQCQYLTKTKKQKQLLRPLPIIDIPFKRIGIDIAGPFCVTEDGNRYLLVLCDYATRYPEAIAIPDQTAVTVAQSLITVFSRVGLPSQIIHDQGTNFMSQIIVELCKKLGIEKIPTTPYHQQTNGLTERFIGTLKLMINSLSHVQRENWDRYIPLLLFSYREVPCEFTGYSPFHLLYGREIRGPLSLFKQGFLGENTQTDIPSHLLGIAHNLTKWMASANHTKQKKQQKMKSYYDRSAKDIHYKVGEEVLIFLPEGAGKLDSKWQGPYKITKKVGEVDYEIHMPDKRKSHRIIHANLIKKWYTQEDARQISQCYCVTGVIQEIGNESLVQPVDYDLETQFLDDSIGPSYKQTQTWKDVKIADSISTKQKRELTNTLKKHTKAFSDVPGKTNVLTHTVKTTHETPIRQRAYRTPHSMMTKVKEEVDSMLSLGVIERSTSAYASPIVVVPKPNGDIRVCTDYRALNKITEFDPYPIPRIDQILDEVAKAKYISTLDLTKGFYQVPLDPQAKAKSAFVTPFGQFRGQFAYRVMPFGMMNSSATFQKLVDTVLIGCSAFCRQYIDDIAIFSNTWQDHLNHLDIVLSKISEAGLTIKPSKSKFANSTVNYLGHTIGDGQIKHMLDNIESVEKFPTPQTKKNVIAPNFDKPFLLQTDASKAGIGAVLSQLDTDCNEHPIVYLSRRMLPNELNYSVAEQECLA